A genomic region of Cryptococcus neoformans var. grubii H99 chromosome 13, complete sequence contains the following coding sequences:
- a CDS encoding alcohol dehydrogenase, with protein MSATQLPETMDAILFKHPYKVAVEQVSTPKLQTEGDVIIKVHLAGLCGSDLHLYRAKEDAGKDYTMGHEVVGTIVQKGKEVNNFNVGDVVAVPFTISCGKCYYCSASHTARCTSSALFGTPLLPGCQASYVRVPLAASCLLLKPPQLPEELMLLMADILPTGYSAAWNAWRLLDWGGERGGKGERRGICVVVGCGPVGLCAITSAQTLFSKVFAVDPTPARRELAIKHGATALAPGGLQSAIMAATEGRGADAVLEVVGNQGALDTALSIVRPYGAVSSVGVHAGELNIDGGSLYDKNVRLQFGRCSVRHFYPAALEVLMHNQELFKSFIEYKVGFSQAEEYYTLFEQGKISKTVFIPGQ; from the exons ATGTCCGCCACACAGTTACCAGAAACCATGGATGCCATCTTGTTCAAACATCCCTACAAGGTTGCCGTCGAACAGGTCTCGACTCCCAAGTTGCAGACCGAAGGAGATGTCATCATCAAGGTTCATCTCGCTGGACTTTGTG GTTCCGATTTGCACCTTTATAGGGCTAAAGAAGATGCTGGGAAAGACTATACTATGGGACATGAGGTTGTGGGAACCATTGTCcaaaagggcaaggaagtGAACAACTTCAATGTGGGGGACGTTGTAGCTGTACCTTTTACCATCTCGTGCG GGAAGTGTTATTACTGCTCAGCCTCCCATACCGCCCGATGCACATCCTCAGCCTTGTTCGGTACTCCTTTGCTTCCGGGTTGCCAGGCCAGCTATGTTCGTGTCCCCCTTGCGGCATCTTGTCTTTTACTCAAGCCCCCACAATTGCCTGAAGAATTGATGCTCTTGATGGCAGATATCTTGCCCACGGGATACAGTGCAGCTTGGAATGCTTGGAGACTCCTTGATTGGGGAGGGGAGCGTGGtgggaaaggagagaggaggggtATTTGTGTTGTGGTTGGATGTGGGCCT GTCGGACTTTGTGCCATAACCTCTGCGCAAACACTTTTCTCCAAAGTCTTTGCCGTCGATCCTACACCTGCCCGCCGAGAGTTGGCTATCAAACACGGAGCTACCGCTCTTGCTCCTGGTGGACTGCAGTCAGCCATCATGGCTGCCACCGAAGGTCGAGGTGCTGATGCCGTTCTGGAGGTTGTGGGCAACCAAGGAGCCCTCGATACAGCCTTGAGCATTGTTAGGCCTTACGGAGCCGTTAGCAGCGTAGGGGTGCATGCAGGGGAGCTCAATATTGATGGTGGTTCGTTATATGACAAGAA CGTGAGGCTTCAATTTGGGCGTTGCTCTGTTAGGCACTTTTATCCGGCTGCTCTAGAGGTGCTCATGCACAACCAAGAGCTCTTCAAGAGTTTTATTGAGTACAAGGTTGGTTTCAGTCAAGCTGAAGAG